From a single Candidatus Cloacimonadota bacterium genomic region:
- a CDS encoding uracil-DNA glycosylase — protein sequence MKQKECRWYYCCPMKYFLEKGKLDKKWVEKYCFGSWEKCIRYQKEENGIYHPDKMLPDGTIDENLR from the coding sequence ATGAAGCAGAAAGAATGCAGATGGTATTATTGTTGCCCTATGAAATATTTTCTGGAAAAAGGAAAATTGGATAAAAAATGGGTGGAAAAATATTGCTTTGGTAGTTGGGAAAAATGTATTCGTTATCAAAAAGAAGAAAATGGAATTTATCATCCGGATAAGATGCTGCCGGATGGAACGATAGATGAGAATTTACGGTAA
- a CDS encoding pyridoxal phosphate-dependent aminotransferase, producing MHISNRVKQIKKSAIHEMTRLSKQYDDVAFLSWAKPTSGTPEHINEAAISAIKKGLTGGYSQNDGLPELREEIVKKLKRDNNIETNISELLLTVGAIEGLAAAVMATIDPGDEVILPTPTYSTHIRQVRIASGKPVLVPLLEEENFALDIDAIKNAVTSRTKAILYCSPSNPTGTVFLEEKLRQIAEIALENNLMVITDEAYEYFVFDAKKHFSIASIPEMKKNVISCFTFTKSYAMTGWRIGYLHADEEIIPQIKKAHIPFAICAPVVSQYAAIGALKGSQDCISEFREHYLKTRNLMCERLDALNEIFEYVKPEGSYLMFPKILGEQGKDSIEFSKKLLQKAKVSTTPGIAFGPTGESHIRLSFCVPESMINKAFDRMEDYFGKR from the coding sequence ATGCATATTTCAAATCGAGTAAAACAAATCAAAAAATCTGCCATTCACGAGATGACCAGATTATCCAAGCAATACGATGATGTTGCTTTTTTATCGTGGGCAAAACCAACTTCCGGAACACCGGAACATATCAATGAAGCAGCAATTTCCGCCATCAAGAAAGGTTTGACCGGCGGATATTCCCAAAATGACGGTTTACCGGAATTAAGAGAAGAAATCGTGAAAAAACTGAAACGCGATAATAATATCGAAACGAATATTTCGGAATTGCTGCTAACTGTCGGAGCGATCGAAGGTCTTGCTGCGGCTGTGATGGCAACCATCGATCCCGGTGACGAAGTGATCTTGCCTACTCCCACTTATTCGACTCATATTCGTCAGGTTCGGATCGCATCCGGAAAACCGGTGTTAGTTCCACTTCTCGAAGAAGAAAATTTCGCTTTGGATATCGATGCTATTAAAAATGCTGTAACTTCCAGAACTAAAGCGATTTTATACTGTAGTCCCAGCAATCCGACCGGAACAGTTTTCCTAGAAGAAAAACTCCGTCAAATTGCAGAAATTGCTCTGGAAAATAACTTGATGGTCATCACTGATGAGGCTTACGAATATTTTGTTTTTGATGCTAAAAAGCACTTTAGCATTGCTTCCATTCCTGAAATGAAGAAAAATGTTATCAGTTGTTTCACTTTCACAAAATCTTATGCAATGACAGGTTGGAGAATAGGTTATTTACACGCTGACGAGGAAATAATTCCCCAAATCAAAAAAGCACATATTCCATTCGCGATTTGTGCTCCCGTTGTTTCTCAATATGCAGCGATCGGTGCTTTAAAAGGTTCTCAAGATTGCATATCTGAATTCAGGGAACATTATCTGAAAACAAGAAATTTGATGTGTGAACGGCTCGATGCTCTCAACGAAATATTCGAATATGTAAAACCGGAAGGGTCATATTTAATGTTTCCAAAAATTCTGGGTGAGCAGGGAAAGGATTCGATTGAATTCAGTAAAAAATTATTGCAGAAAGCAAAAGTTTCCACAACTCCGGGTATTGCCTTTGGTCCTACCGGAGAAAGTCATATCCGGCTTTCCTTTTGCGTTCCGGAAAGTATGATCAACAAAGCATTTGACAGAATGGAGGATTATTTCGGAAAGAGATAA
- a CDS encoding uracil-DNA glycosylase → MDIKELLNCQLCELSKTRTNVIFGEGDKDADIMLIAQAPGELEDKENKMFIGPSGKMLDKLLQNAQISREEIYITNLIKCNLPQNRRPKQREITACSGYLEKEILEVNPEILVPLGYYATKYLFAKYELNPFTKKEFSLKIGKSFPVKNRIIFPLSHPASLLYHQEFFESTVKNYKKLKKLIP, encoded by the coding sequence ATGGATATTAAAGAATTGTTAAACTGCCAACTTTGTGAATTAAGCAAAACAAGGACAAATGTAATCTTTGGAGAAGGTGACAAAGATGCTGATATTATGTTGATTGCTCAAGCACCGGGAGAATTGGAGGATAAAGAAAATAAAATGTTCATCGGTCCTTCCGGCAAGATGCTCGATAAATTGTTACAGAATGCACAAATCTCACGAGAAGAAATATATATAACTAATCTGATAAAATGTAATCTTCCCCAAAATCGAAGACCAAAACAAAGAGAAATTACTGCCTGCTCCGGATATTTGGAAAAGGAAATTTTGGAAGTAAATCCAGAAATATTGGTTCCTCTCGGCTATTATGCAACTAAATATCTGTTTGCAAAATATGAATTGAATCCCTTCACAAAAAAAGAATTTTCCTTGAAAATCGGAAAATCGTTTCCTGTAAAAAACCGCATTATTTTCCCTTTATCTCATCCTGCATCTTTACTTTATCATCAGGAATTTTTTGAAAGTACTGTGAAAAATTATAAAAAATTGAAGAAACTCATCCCCTAA